The genomic segment GAAATCGAGCGAAAATCAATCCTCGAACAACAGCAgcaagagaagaagatgaagagcgATTTTCTGCCTCGAAGCTCCACAAATTCCGTGCAGAAGGCCATCAAATGATCATGTCTCTTCCTCAGGtggtcctttcctttttttgtgttgCAGAGTTTGTAGTAAATCAACTATTTTGTACTCGTAACAAAATAACTCTTAAACATTTAGGCAACACtcacttctttttatttgtgatttaatttcttgataaaatatatagttttggcTAATTTATTGCTGGCAACAAATGTCACAGAGAGTTTGGTTATTGATTTTTGGTTGTTCATAGTGAGAACTGGCAACCTTCAATCCTGAAAATTTTGTATTTCGATCCAATTTCCTTTTGAGCTTAGTAACTTTTGATGCCTGTATGCTCATAtcaatttagatttatttatttatttatttctaaaaagcTTGATTTAGTTAAATTTTGGATTTGACCTGCTATTGTAGAAAGTCATAGCTGGGAGGGAGAGAGGAGTGTTTTTGAAGGTTTAGCTAGGTGAATCTTTCTTTCCCAAACTTTTTCCTAATGGATTGTCAAAAGCATCATTTAAGCTTCCTTGTATCATAATCCCTACTAAATACGCCTTTTTCATCTACCAGAGTTTGCTTGACTGTTTTACATTTTAGTAATAAAGGTTTTTGATAgtgttttattatgtttagcaTTGTCCCAATACTGCGTTTTGAGgacccttttgattttttaaggggCAGAAAAACTAGCATAAAAAAACACCATTGGCATTACAAACAAGGTGTGCTTGGTAGGAAGGATGGGGAGAGGACAGATActgtgttttctttgttttccacGATGGATCATGACTTGCTTCCTATCCATTTTCAGTTGTAATTTACAATTCTCCCAATCTAGGCAGATTAACTTTCAGCATTACCCTCCCTTCATAGCCAAAAACTTTGATGGATGAGTTAACGTCCAtcttttttcctctccattTTACCTCTTTACTCTATTCATCTTTCTCTTTATCAAATCCTTCATGAGAAATAGACTAAGACGGGCATAGATGTTCCATTTTGATAATTTCGTTTTTTAAACGTTATTAATGTTCAGTCATTTAGTATTGTGGAAAGAACTTGTTTGTAAAAGACTATGTCTCACCTTAGGCAAACAAGAATTTATCTCctcaaaaccaaaataaatcataaattctaATAGATGCTCAAGTCACTTGAGCATGAGAAGAAGGTAATGCTTGAGTATGGAAACTTGATGATCCTAAAACTCTCGTGCTCCTTAGGAAAGTGTGCACCTCTGCTTGTGGAAGTGCATTGTCTGGAGTAGGGTATCTTTTATGTTACCAAGAAAAGATTTGAACTCAATACCTCTTGAAAGGAGGAGGAATATTAATGCAAGTGGAGCTACAACTTCTTAGCTTGTCCGGATAAATTTAACATTCTCCTCCTTGATCATAGGTTTCTATAGTTTCCTTGACAACATATTATAACTCTAACTAAGGGCTTAATGTAAACTATACTTCTGCTTTGGAAAATTCTGCACGTGTAGGAAGAAATACATGACTTTGTGGTAGTGAACGATAGTGAGAGGAGAGGCagtagtgtgttttttttttagtatttagttTTGTTGATTCATGTCTTAGTGTGTTTTTGGCATTGTGGTAGTTTTTAtagttatgatttgaaaaaaatatgtataaaaaaaatacaattatagtTTTTCTTAATCTTAAGTTTTTACTACAATTTGATATGAAAAGCAAATTTAAGCAGTGAAAACCAAACaatttttgaatttgtgatcagcctaaaaacatatttaaccgTGTACTATGCCAAACATAGTTATATGTGGCTGTTGGAGGGTGGTAGTATATTTATAGTATATTAGCTATTTGACTCGCATGTTGTTgtatgttataattttttaaaaaaaaaatgtgggtATGTAggttattttctaaataaaatcaaagtacaaataaaaaactcatgtaaacatttaatcaaataaattgataattaattatgtaaataaactaaacaaaaaagtcgttaataaaaaccaaaagagaaactgaaaaaattaagagataaatatagacaaagatatttaatataagttatttattcaattgtatttgatgaatttatttatgaaaatcaatCTGTAATAGAAATtgacacacataaaatttattgaataaaataaaagaaaaaaaattatatgcaaagttgcttatattaaaaatattgtaaaaaaaataaatgtttttattttaaaaaataagtttaatctatataaaaaaattataaatgaatcacattaaccttataaaaaaattaaacacactcaatataataataaaataatcactatttcaaaaatgataaataagccaaaaataataatagagaatgaatattaatcaaaacataaatacaaaaattatttttaaaaatacatataaaaaactattagttttctaaaaaaaataaaattataaaaaagaaaagaaaagaatgagacCAAGCGTTAAAGGCCTGGTAAGTCAGGTGTTATGTGCCAGCTAAGCCCAACCTAGTGCTTAACCCACAAAAAAAAGGTCCGCATGCaggcttatatttttttctaaagttaATGGGGCGTATAACGTGTCGTTCGCCCCATTCTTTGCTAGAAAAAATAGACGTGTCATTTATAATTACCCAGAATCTGGCTATTGTGGTGGTCAGAAAAATAGGGCTTTTGTTTTTCCAACctaaaaacctattttcaactcatttttgaACCTAAAACACCAAGAAAACACTGTTGGAACATTGCCTAACCAACCCATGGCcttcaaaaaagcaaaaaaaaaaaatgctgcaAAACTCATAATCAACACGAAATCAAAAATCTATCATcactcatatatatttttttaggtgttttcaaggtaaaaataaaaaaacacttaatcttAACTTCCCTAATAATATATTAaccatttgacataaaaattaaaactttattttttttctaaagttaaTGGGGTGTACGACGTGACGTCCGCCCCATTCTTTGCTAGAAAAAATAGACGTGTCATCTATAATCGCCCAGAATCTGGCTATTGTGGTGGTCGGAAAAATAGGGTTCTTGTTTTTCCAACctaaaaacctattttcaaCCCATTTTTGAACCTAAAACACCATGAAAATACTGTTAGAACATTGCCTAACCAACCCATGACcttcaaaaaagcaaaaaaaaaatgccacaaaacccaaaattaacaCGAAATCAAAAATCTTTCATTActcatatctatttttttagatgttttcaaggtaaaaaaaacatttgatcttAACTCTCCTAATCATGTAGAaccatttgacataaaaattgatCATTTTAGTAGTCGGAATCGTCACCaacaacaactttctctctttaaGTCGGAATTTGATGCCCCTCGGCCTCTCTTTCTTCTATTGAAAAGGgactaaaaagagaaaaatgaagtaATGGCACCAAAATGTAatagttaaaaattatatggaCCGATTAcctaatagttttaaaaaatagatcactaaaataaatttttcaaacaaattgCAGAGTTGTCATCCATGTTACCAATGTTTTTTACTTAAGCTCTCTGTCTTTTAATTTAACCATCacaaaaaaacatgcaattgaGTTTCAATTTAGGTTCAACATGGctcaattatgcaaaaaaaaaaaaaagccacgcattttataattttttataattaggaCCGGTTAGTCTATTgtttccctttttgtttttttaaacaaaaagatgCTTAGTTGACAAACCAACAGctcatttatttttgcttttaaaagtgtttttaaaaagaaattgaatttttttttattttttttctttgcttcaaattaattttttaatgttttcatatcattttaatatgctaatatcaaaaataaataattaaaattattttgatgtattttcaaatgaaaatcattttaaaaaataactattatcacaataccaaatgGATTTCAAGTGTGTCTGGGCAACCTAACCCTAAgccttatgttttttttcttaaaataataataataatatgggtacttattttttaagaatacatTATAAAATTGTAGTATTTATGTGAAATATCTTTTACTTTAGAAAAGTTATATAAAACAGTGACAAAAGTTTGTTtgattatacacacacacaaacacacatggaattatatatatatatatatatatatatatatatatatatatatataaaagatagtgTTATTATAACATTATCTAAATGGTGTGGGGGAATCATTGTTCCCCAtgcacaaaacactgtgaattacaatagtaattcatagtgtatttctttttttttgttaacttttctcttttttaaaaaaaaattacttttttttcaactttcctattttttcttctttttttttaaattatttttgttgattttactttttaaatattgacctgattaaaatttttgctttgtaatttttttctttaaaataccgTGGATTActgcgatgtttttccacataacttttctattttatttctttatttttcaaaattatatttgttgatttttttaatattgagttgattgaaaatttagttttgtaatttttttctttaaaacattgttgattgctacactGTTTCTccgtatggttttttttttatgattttctctgaaattatcttattttattttattttttaatattgagctggttaaaaattacagttacaatatgtgaggaaagcattctaactttcctcgaaaattactgttgattgcta from the Populus nigra chromosome 9, ddPopNigr1.1, whole genome shotgun sequence genome contains:
- the LOC133702634 gene encoding uncharacterized protein LOC133702634 encodes the protein MTIEEAAAGPAGPKVLRLLYFVGAGFICTVGINKWREIERKSILEQQQQEKKMKSDFLPRSSTNSVQKAIK